The Methanobacterium alcaliphilum nucleotide sequence ATCCATGTTTATCTGCAATCCAAGAACCCTGCAGTTGAAGATTTGGCTTATATTTTAGGTAAAAGAGTTAATTTTAATGAGATGAAAGCCATATATGGGTTTAATGGTTCTACCAATATTGCTCATATGTATGCGCCACTTATCCAGGTCGCAGACATATTGCACCCTCAATTAGAAGAATTTGGAGGGCCAAAGCCTACTGTAGTTCCAGTTGGAGTTGATCAGGATCCGCATATTCGCTTAACCAGAGATATTTCAGATAGATTTAAATCCCAATTTCATTTTATATCACCATCTTCCACATATCACCGTTTTATCACCGGACTAACCGGCGGCAAAATGTCAAGTAGCAAACCAAAAACAGCAATATTTTTAAGTGATAGTCCGGAAGTAGCTAAAAATAAAATTAAAACTGCTAAAACAGGCGGAAGAGAAAGTTTGCAGGAGCAAAAAGAGTTAGGTGGTGTTCCTGAAGACTGTGTAATTTACGAAATGTTGTTATATCACTTAATAGATTCTGATAAAGAATTAACTGAAATTTACCATAACTGCAAAAACGGAACCATTATGTGTGGTGAATGTAAAAATAGTACTGCTGAACATCTTCTAAAATTCTTTGAAGAATTCTCAAAAAAGAGGGAAAAAGCAAAGAAAATTGCAGTTAATATTCTTGATAAATAAATAGTATCCATCATTCAAGATTAAATTGAATATGAATCGGCCCATTAATTCCATGGAAACTATTAATAAATAGGAAAAAATGAATTAATATATCTATAAGAAGTTTTAATATTATTACGCATATAATTTATACTGGTGGGGACCATGGTAATAAAAGAAAAATACGAAAGTACAATTCACGCTCTTTACAGAAGAAATGAAAAATTTTTATTTATTTCTGCCGCCATATTTTTCACATCACTATTTTTAGGTTACTTTTTATCTGGTGTATTTGATTTCTTTTTAAAAAGTATTTTTGATGAATTCAAGCGCAGTATACAAAATGGTAGAATCAAATTAACAACATTATCTATTTTCACCCATAACCTTCAAACAATATTTTTGATATATGGTGGAGGTTTTCTTTTAGGTGCATTCACCATCCTATTTTTATTTATAAATGGGTCATTTTTAGGCTATGTCATGACAAAAGGCCCTATTGGGAACATGATTCTTCTGATATTGCCTCATGGAATTTTTGAAATAATTGGCCTGATCATTGCAGGGGCTGCCGGTTTTAGACTGGCCAGTTTCACCTACCGCTTTGTGAATAATATGTTATCTCAAACATGGTATGGCTCAATATTTAGTAAAATTAAACACATATTCAATGAAAACCGAGACGAATTCCAAGAATCCTTAATGTTATTAGGTATTTCTATCGTGTTTTTATTTATTGCAGCAATTATTGAGGCTAATTTTACTTTGGGATTGTATCAATATCTAACAGGTTTATAATCACAGTTCCATTCCAACAATTAAATTTATATTTATTCTAAATTAATTATCTTTTATTTATTAAAATCAATAATCAAGATTATTTGATAAAGAAAATACTGAATAAATTATTAAATCAATGATTATGGTGATAAAATGATTAAATGCATATCTTGTGGTGAAGAATACAGCTTAAACGAGATTATTTACACGTGTGAAAAATGTGGGTCTGTTTTAGAAGTGATAAAAGATGTGGATGTATCCAAAGATATTTTTAGTTGTAGAAAACAAACCATGTGGAAGTATAAAGAGTTCATGCCAGTTGACGAATCTAAAATAGTAAGTTTAGAAGAGGGAGGAACACCCTTTGTTAAATGCGATAAATTAGGAGGGGAATTAGGCATTGATTTATATGTTAAAGTAGAAGGTTCCAATCCAACAGGAAGTTTTAAGGACAGAGGTATGAGTGTAGGAATTACCAAAGCCATGGAACTTGGTGTGAGTACTGTGGGCTGTGCATCAACTGGGAATACATCCGCTTCACTAGCAGCATATGCTGCCCGTGCAGGTTTGAGATGTGTTGT carries:
- a CDS encoding tryptophan--tRNA ligase produces the protein MIDPWGSSSLDYERLVQQFGIKPFKDMVNDLETPHWLMRRGIIFGQRDYGRILKAIREKKDFAVVTGMMPSGKMHIGHKMIVDQLVWYDDHGADIYIPIADMESYSARGVDFETAKELAINEYITNYLALGLNLEKKNIHVYLQSKNPAVEDLAYILGKRVNFNEMKAIYGFNGSTNIAHMYAPLIQVADILHPQLEEFGGPKPTVVPVGVDQDPHIRLTRDISDRFKSQFHFISPSSTYHRFITGLTGGKMSSSKPKTAIFLSDSPEVAKNKIKTAKTGGRESLQEQKELGGVPEDCVIYEMLLYHLIDSDKELTEIYHNCKNGTIMCGECKNSTAEHLLKFFEEFSKKREKAKKIAVNILDK
- a CDS encoding stage II sporulation protein M; its protein translation is MVIKEKYESTIHALYRRNEKFLFISAAIFFTSLFLGYFLSGVFDFFLKSIFDEFKRSIQNGRIKLTTLSIFTHNLQTIFLIYGGGFLLGAFTILFLFINGSFLGYVMTKGPIGNMILLILPHGIFEIIGLIIAGAAGFRLASFTYRFVNNMLSQTWYGSIFSKIKHIFNENRDEFQESLMLLGISIVFLFIAAIIEANFTLGLYQYLTGL